A genomic region of Homo sapiens chromosome 4, GRCh38.p14 Primary Assembly contains the following coding sequences:
- the MGARP gene encoding protein MGARP, producing MYLRRAVSKTLALPLRAPPNPAPLGKDASLRRMSSNRFPGSSGSNMIYYLVVGVTVSAGGYYAYKTVTSDQAKHTEHKTNLKEKTKAEIHPFQGEKENVAETEKASSEAPEELIVEAEVVDAEESPSATVVVIKEASACPGHVEAAPETTAVSAETGPEVTDAAARETTEVNPETTPEVTNAALDEAVTIDNDKDTTKNETSDEYAELEEENSPAESESSAGDDLQEEASVGSEAASAQG from the exons ATGTATCTCCGCAGGGCGGTCTCCAAGACTCTGGCGCTGCCGCTGAGGGCGCCCCCCAACCCCGCGCCGCTCGGAAAGGACG caTCTCTGCGCCGGATGTCATCTAACAGATTCCCTGGATCATCTGGATCAAATATGATTTATTATCTGGTTGTAGGCGTCACAGTCAGTGCTGGTGGATATTAT GCTTACAAGACAGTCACATCAGACCAAGCCAAACACACAGAacataaaacaaatttgaaagaaaaaacaaaagcagagataCATCCATTTCAAG GTGAAAAGGAGAATGTTGCGGAAACTGAGAAAGCAAGTTCAGAAGCCCCAGAAGAACTTATAGTGGAAGCTGAGGTGGTAGATGCTGAAGAAAGTCCCAGTGCTACAGTTGTGGTCATAAAAGAGGCATCTGCCTGTCCAGGTCACGTGGAGGCTGCTCCGGAGACCACAGCAGTCAGTGCTGAAACCGGGCCAGAGGTCACAGATGCAGCGGCGAGGGAAACCACGGAAGTAAACCCTGAAACAACCCCAGAGGTTACAAATGCTGCCCTGGATGAAGCTGTCACCATCGATAATGATAAAGATACAACAAAGAACGAAACCTCTGATGAATATGCTGAACTAGAAGAAGAAAATTCTCCAGCTGAGTCAGAGTCCTCTGCTGGAGATGATTTACAGGAGGAAGCCAGTGTTGGCTCTGAGGCTGCTTCGGCTCAAGGCTAA